From the genome of Streptacidiphilus rugosus AM-16, one region includes:
- a CDS encoding HAMP domain-containing sensor histidine kinase: MALRRLRAVRSRLTPRSMRARATLAACSVVAVALTAASLAMLALLHTDLRGNATRVARKQADVVAAMAARGELARVVPLGAGTDFVQVVGTGGDVVSASPNVVGRPPLTPVPGVEAFPGVPAPWELKEFGIDGKQQVVSVIADTPKGQVVIHTGVSLGPADAAESSTALVLAVGCPLLLLTVALVTWRVTGRALRPVEAIRSEVSAIGEQELHRRVPIPRGGDEISRLASTMNAMLDRLDVAGRRQRQFIADASHELRSPIAVLRTQLEVALAHPDPEVRTELVAGALEDTERLQALATDLLFLARLDSGAPAPDRSAAGAVPVDLAELVRAVVRNRGVERCPVTLDLTEGVRTPGNYLWLTRLVTNLLDNAQRHAAGEIRVRVRADAGRRDCLLEVRDDGHGIAPEDRDRIFERFTRLDDARSRDHGGAGLGLPIARDIARHHGGTLAVVDSRHGAAFLARLPAAADAEAGNCSVFET, from the coding sequence ATGGCGCTGCGACGACTGCGCGCCGTCCGCAGCCGACTCACGCCCCGGTCGATGCGGGCCAGGGCGACGCTGGCGGCCTGCTCGGTGGTCGCGGTCGCCCTGACCGCGGCCTCGCTGGCCATGCTCGCGCTGCTCCACACGGACCTGCGCGGCAACGCCACGCGGGTCGCCAGGAAGCAGGCCGACGTGGTGGCCGCGATGGCGGCTCGCGGCGAGCTGGCGCGGGTGGTGCCGCTGGGGGCCGGCACCGACTTCGTCCAGGTCGTCGGCACCGGCGGGGACGTCGTCTCGGCCAGCCCGAACGTCGTCGGCCGGCCGCCGCTGACTCCCGTCCCCGGCGTGGAGGCCTTCCCCGGCGTGCCGGCCCCCTGGGAGTTGAAGGAGTTCGGGATCGACGGCAAACAGCAGGTCGTCAGCGTGATCGCGGACACCCCCAAGGGGCAGGTCGTCATCCACACCGGCGTCTCGCTGGGCCCGGCCGACGCCGCCGAGTCCTCGACGGCGCTCGTGCTCGCGGTCGGCTGCCCGCTGCTGCTGCTCACCGTCGCGCTGGTGACCTGGCGCGTCACCGGCCGGGCCCTGCGTCCGGTCGAGGCCATCCGCAGCGAGGTCTCCGCGATCGGCGAGCAGGAACTGCACCGCCGGGTGCCGATCCCGCGCGGCGGCGACGAGATCTCCCGGCTGGCCTCGACGATGAACGCGATGCTGGACCGGCTCGACGTCGCCGGACGCCGGCAGCGGCAGTTCATCGCCGACGCCTCCCACGAACTGCGCAGCCCGATCGCGGTGCTGCGGACCCAGCTCGAAGTCGCCCTGGCCCACCCCGATCCGGAGGTGAGGACCGAACTGGTGGCCGGCGCCCTGGAGGACACCGAGCGGCTGCAGGCGCTCGCCACCGACCTGCTCTTCCTGGCCCGGCTCGACAGCGGCGCGCCCGCCCCCGACCGCTCGGCCGCCGGGGCGGTGCCGGTCGACCTGGCCGAGCTGGTCCGCGCCGTCGTCAGGAACCGGGGCGTCGAACGCTGCCCCGTCACCCTGGATCTGACGGAGGGCGTCCGGACGCCGGGCAACTACCTGTGGCTGACCCGGCTGGTGACCAACCTGCTGGACAACGCGCAGCGGCACGCCGCCGGGGAGATCCGGGTGCGGGTCCGGGCCGACGCGGGCCGAAGGGACTGCCTGCTGGAGGTCCGCGACGACGGTCACGGCATCGCCCCGGAGGACCGGGACCGGATCTTCGAACGCTTCACCCGGCTCGACGACGCCCGCAGCCGCGACCACGGCGGCGCCGGACTCGGCCTGCCGATCGCCAGGGACATCGCCCGTCACCACGGCGGCACTCTGGCGGTCGTGGACTCGCGGCACGGCGCGGCCTTTCTCGCGCGGCTGCCTGCGGCCGCCGACGCGGAAGCCGGTAATTGCTCAGTATTCGAGACCTGA
- a CDS encoding response regulator transcription factor: protein MRVLVVEDERRLAAAVQRGLEAEGFRVDVAHDGVSGLRQATRSRYDVIVLDIMLPGLNGYRVCAMLRAAGNTAGILMLTAKDGEFDEAEALDTGADDFLSKPFSFVVLVARLRALVRRLGSRPPQVLTVGDLVVDVAARTCHRGADPVRLTAREFAVLEHLARHAGAVVSKREILDHVWDENYDGDPNVVEVHVSALRRKIDAPFGRCAVQTVRGVGYRLAVDGG from the coding sequence GTGCGAGTACTGGTGGTGGAGGACGAGCGGCGGCTGGCCGCCGCGGTGCAGCGCGGGCTGGAGGCGGAGGGCTTCCGCGTCGACGTGGCCCACGACGGCGTGTCCGGACTGCGGCAGGCGACCCGGAGCCGCTACGACGTCATCGTGCTCGACATCATGCTGCCCGGCCTCAACGGCTACCGGGTCTGCGCGATGCTGCGCGCGGCGGGCAACACGGCGGGGATCCTGATGCTGACCGCCAAGGACGGGGAGTTCGACGAGGCGGAGGCCCTGGACACGGGCGCGGACGACTTCCTGTCCAAGCCCTTCTCCTTCGTCGTCCTGGTCGCCAGACTCCGGGCGCTGGTGCGCCGCCTCGGCAGCCGCCCGCCCCAGGTCCTGACGGTCGGGGACCTGGTCGTCGACGTGGCCGCCCGCACCTGTCACCGCGGCGCGGACCCGGTCAGGCTCACCGCCAGGGAGTTCGCCGTGCTGGAGCACCTGGCCCGGCACGCGGGCGCGGTGGTGTCCAAGCGCGAGATCCTCGACCACGTCTGGGACGAGAACTACGACGGGGATCCCAACGTCGTCGAGGTGCACGTCAGCGCGTTGCGCCGGAAGATCGACGCGCCCTTCGGCCGCTGTGCCGTGCAGACGGTGCGCGGCGTCGGCTACCGGCTGGCGGTGGACGGTGGCTGA
- a CDS encoding DUF5808 domain-containing protein: MTTRAPMRTLNRVVLLAAAAVVGAAVAKELSRPAAERGWHGRIVGLPYDFRPPTPARLRAEFWDPDNDALFTPHAFGVGYGVNLARIVGRFCPPD, encoded by the coding sequence ATGACCACTCGCGCGCCGATGAGGACGCTGAACCGGGTCGTCCTGCTGGCCGCCGCCGCGGTCGTCGGTGCGGCCGTGGCCAAGGAGCTGAGCCGGCCCGCCGCCGAACGCGGCTGGCACGGACGGATCGTCGGCCTGCCCTACGACTTCCGGCCGCCGACGCCCGCCCGGCTGCGGGCCGAGTTCTGGGACCCGGACAACGACGCCCTGTTCACCCCGCACGCCTTCGGCGTCGGCTACGGCGTCAACCTCGCCCGGATCGTCGGCCGCTTCTGCCCGCCGGACTGA
- a CDS encoding polyamine aminopropyltransferase encodes MGLRFEELDFRNTPMGELVLRRRWYPGVGRDVYEIKLNDEYLMSSLFTVAEEELARLALGELAGKVPAPAGLDVAVAGLGLGCTAQAALADPAVSSLVVVDALGEVIEWHRRGLIDAGVADDPRCRLVQGDFFALVRSGAPLDPAAPERSYDAILVDVDHSPRHLLHPSHADFYEPAGLLRLRARLRPGGVFALWSNDPPEEEFLRSLEQVFGEVRAEVVAFDNPLQERQATNTVYLARNPEGPADTANPEPRP; translated from the coding sequence GTGGGTCTCCGGTTCGAGGAGCTCGATTTTCGGAACACGCCGATGGGGGAGCTGGTGCTGCGGCGGCGCTGGTACCCCGGCGTCGGTCGGGACGTCTACGAGATCAAGCTGAACGACGAGTACCTGATGTCGAGTCTGTTCACCGTCGCCGAGGAGGAGCTGGCCCGCCTCGCCCTCGGCGAACTCGCCGGGAAGGTGCCCGCTCCGGCCGGACTCGACGTGGCCGTGGCCGGGCTCGGTCTCGGCTGCACCGCGCAGGCCGCGCTCGCCGACCCCGCTGTCTCCTCACTCGTGGTCGTCGACGCGCTCGGCGAGGTCATCGAGTGGCACCGGCGCGGGCTGATCGACGCGGGGGTGGCCGACGACCCGCGCTGCCGTCTGGTCCAGGGCGACTTCTTCGCCCTGGTCCGCTCCGGGGCGCCGCTGGACCCGGCCGCCCCGGAGCGGAGCTACGACGCGATCCTGGTCGACGTCGACCACTCGCCCCGGCACCTGCTGCACCCGAGCCACGCCGACTTCTACGAGCCGGCGGGGCTGCTGCGCCTGCGTGCCCGGCTGCGTCCCGGCGGGGTCTTCGCGCTGTGGTCGAACGACCCGCCGGAGGAGGAGTTCCTGCGCAGCCTGGAGCAGGTCTTCGGCGAGGTGCGGGCGGAGGTCGTCGCCTTCGACAACCCGTTGCAGGAACGTCAGGCCACCAACACCGTCTACCTGGCCAGGAATCCGGAGGGCCCGGCGGACACGGCGAACCCGGAGCCCCGGCCCTGA